Proteins from a genomic interval of Gordonia sp. SL306:
- a CDS encoding neutral/alkaline ceramidase, producing MDVTRRQLLAGVAATAVGGGAALTARPPVAEAAPKATGTGSTDLLVGCGIADITGAIAGQGMMGYSDADQVAAGLLQRCWARAYIIVDRGSGERVVFVTADIACLFESHHMGLMPRLRQRFGSLYTERNVNLNATHSHASCGGTAWDFAYSLAAYGFKKNSYEAELNGIYTAIVRAHENLAPGTLSIGHGELHNASRNRSKVAFDLNPGSDRKHFPEAIDPKVTVLRFRQGDTDVGAITWFSTHGTSLTDRNRLIAGDNKGYASYRWERTHPGFVAAFPQTNSGDMTPNLNLVKMHPGGPTSDNKTNCEMIGERQYLAGRTAFDDARQMTRGGVDSIVRYVDMSAVKIDGAYTPEGRPAATTPAMMGAAAAATSTEDNWKSQLPFLKEGTTNPLVSAFGGDRRPPVSPWIRDMQAPKFILFPLGIMPPAPWIPQVVPLQILRIGDLVLVAVPAEVTIVAGLRLRTVVADALRIDPDNILVQGYSNSYTQYVTTPEEYDAQQYEGGETQFGRWTLSAYMQEFHALAAAMASGSPLGRGPAPLNKSGFQPDLLPPVPPDRPVAGRGYGDLLSRPAGRYRPGQVAVAEFAGAHPNNRLRTGGTYLEIQRRDRMSWTTVADDNDWETELHWRRPAGETQASVIRIEWTIPSGTSGRFRIRYHGDSRADNGSTRSFIGTSTEFTVG from the coding sequence ATGGACGTGACACGTAGACAGCTCCTCGCCGGGGTTGCGGCGACGGCCGTCGGGGGCGGCGCCGCACTCACCGCGAGGCCGCCGGTGGCCGAGGCGGCGCCGAAGGCGACCGGCACGGGGAGCACCGACCTCCTCGTCGGTTGCGGTATCGCCGACATCACCGGCGCGATCGCCGGCCAGGGCATGATGGGGTACTCCGACGCCGACCAGGTCGCGGCAGGCCTCCTCCAGCGCTGCTGGGCACGCGCCTACATCATCGTCGACCGTGGCAGCGGCGAGCGGGTGGTGTTCGTGACCGCGGACATCGCCTGCCTCTTCGAGTCGCACCACATGGGCCTGATGCCCCGGCTCCGCCAGAGGTTCGGCTCCCTGTACACCGAGCGCAACGTCAATCTCAATGCCACGCACAGCCACGCCTCCTGCGGGGGTACGGCCTGGGACTTCGCGTATTCTCTTGCGGCCTACGGCTTCAAGAAGAACTCCTACGAGGCCGAGCTGAACGGGATCTATACGGCCATCGTGCGCGCCCATGAGAATCTCGCACCCGGGACGCTCTCCATCGGTCACGGAGAGCTGCACAACGCGAGCCGCAACCGGTCGAAGGTCGCGTTCGACCTCAACCCCGGCTCCGACCGGAAGCACTTCCCCGAGGCCATCGACCCGAAGGTCACCGTGCTGCGATTCCGGCAGGGCGACACCGACGTCGGCGCCATCACCTGGTTCTCCACCCACGGCACGTCACTGACCGACCGAAATCGGCTCATCGCCGGCGACAACAAGGGCTACGCCAGCTACCGCTGGGAGCGCACCCATCCCGGCTTCGTCGCGGCCTTCCCGCAGACCAACAGCGGTGACATGACACCGAATCTCAACCTGGTGAAGATGCATCCGGGCGGTCCGACCTCCGACAACAAGACGAACTGCGAGATGATCGGCGAACGCCAATACCTCGCAGGCCGAACCGCATTCGATGACGCACGTCAGATGACCCGCGGCGGTGTCGACTCCATCGTGCGCTACGTCGACATGTCCGCGGTGAAGATCGATGGTGCATACACGCCCGAAGGCAGACCGGCCGCCACCACGCCGGCGATGATGGGTGCCGCCGCGGCAGCGACCAGCACTGAGGACAACTGGAAATCCCAGCTCCCGTTCCTGAAAGAGGGCACCACCAACCCGCTGGTCTCCGCGTTCGGCGGCGACCGGCGACCGCCCGTCTCCCCGTGGATCCGCGACATGCAGGCCCCCAAGTTCATCCTGTTCCCGCTCGGGATCATGCCGCCGGCACCATGGATTCCTCAGGTCGTCCCGCTGCAGATCCTCCGTATCGGAGATCTCGTCCTGGTTGCGGTGCCCGCCGAGGTGACCATCGTCGCGGGCCTCCGATTACGGACCGTCGTCGCCGATGCGTTGCGGATCGACCCCGACAACATTCTGGTGCAGGGCTATTCGAACTCCTACACGCAATACGTCACCACCCCCGAAGAATACGACGCCCAGCAGTACGAGGGCGGCGAGACCCAATTCGGGCGATGGACGCTGTCGGCGTACATGCAGGAGTTCCACGCGCTGGCCGCCGCAATGGCGTCGGGCAGCCCACTCGGCCGGGGCCCTGCCCCGCTGAACAAGTCGGGATTCCAGCCCGACCTGCTGCCACCGGTTCCACCCGACCGTCCGGTGGCGGGCCGCGGCTACGGAGACCTGCTGTCCCGCCCCGCGGGCCGGTACCGCCCGGGTCAGGTGGCGGTGGCCGAGTTCGCCGGTGCGCACCCGAACAACCGGCTGCGCACCGGCGGGACCTACCTCGAGATCCAACGGCGAGACCGTATGTCCTGGACCACCGTCGCC
- a CDS encoding TetR/AcrR family transcriptional regulator → MAVEKRRELLLDAAFRVIAHDGVDGATTRAICTEAGMTLSTFHYVFTSRDDLLAALVERGTDRELAVIADALTAASADGIGGFDGIRIMLRESLFGYIYGLIEDPDREQAMISLNQYARQTAGLAGLGADMYRRYYEAIAYGLGIGAEQAGVEWDRPTDELAPLVVAATDGITLAYLNTRDRAVCERVAEATVTLLLGHVTRTRSS, encoded by the coding sequence ATGGCTGTCGAGAAGCGCCGTGAGCTGCTGCTCGACGCGGCGTTTCGGGTGATCGCCCACGACGGCGTCGACGGCGCCACCACGCGGGCGATCTGCACCGAGGCGGGGATGACGCTCTCGACCTTCCACTATGTCTTCACCTCGCGCGACGACCTGCTGGCCGCGCTGGTGGAGCGCGGTACCGACAGGGAGTTGGCAGTGATCGCCGACGCCCTGACCGCGGCATCGGCAGACGGCATCGGTGGTTTCGACGGAATCCGGATCATGCTGCGGGAGAGTCTGTTCGGCTATATCTACGGTCTGATCGAGGACCCGGACCGTGAACAGGCGATGATCTCGCTCAACCAGTACGCGAGACAGACCGCCGGGCTCGCCGGACTCGGCGCCGACATGTACCGCCGCTATTACGAGGCCATCGCATACGGACTCGGCATCGGCGCCGAGCAGGCCGGAGTCGAATGGGACCGTCCGACCGACGAACTGGCCCCGCTCGTGGTCGCGGCGACGGACGGGATCACCCTGGCCTATCTCAACACGCGCGACCGCGCTGTCTGCGAACGCGTCGCCGAGGCGACCGTGACGCTGCTTCTCGGCCACGTGACCCGCACACGCTCGAGCTGA
- a CDS encoding flavin monoamine oxidase family protein: protein MSQDISRRVFLGGAVATAGAVAGVATLGSGRAAAAPGDTVDAIVVGGGLSGLSAAKTLSESGATVVVLEARNRAGGRVHNITTPRAGATLDAGAEFIGPTQNHIAGLAREYDVRSIRTYNQGDSVFWNTDKGTRMPAALPLPAEFSTLAALPALARAQAEALLPFPVGEAWKHPNARYLDSITWKQYTDSVTSDPTARMLTSIAMSAALSVRPDEVSALYYINYIAASGDENNPGTLIRLLSTDGGAQESLFEGGAALIPLRMANALGSRVVYNAPVRSIDHTGGIASVNSDAGTFRARKVIVAMSPAISGQIRYRPGLPAARVALTRGFHMGAVSKFSAVYRRPFWRDKGFSGQVIGNGRPIDVTFESHAEGRHILIGFISADAMRRLDHAPESQIVRECVGNFVDYFGPEARDLVDYGVFKWDLEEWSRGGPVAVSSPGTLTKYGPALRDPVGPIHWAGTETADYWTGYMDGAVRSGRRAAREVLADLR from the coding sequence ATGAGCCAAGACATCTCACGCCGCGTCTTTCTGGGCGGCGCAGTCGCGACCGCGGGCGCGGTCGCCGGCGTGGCCACGCTCGGCAGTGGTCGCGCGGCGGCCGCTCCCGGCGACACCGTCGATGCGATCGTGGTCGGTGGCGGACTGTCCGGGTTGTCGGCGGCCAAGACCCTGAGCGAGTCCGGAGCGACCGTCGTCGTGTTGGAGGCACGCAACCGGGCTGGTGGACGGGTCCACAACATCACCACGCCGAGGGCAGGCGCCACCCTCGATGCCGGAGCCGAGTTCATCGGACCGACGCAGAACCACATCGCCGGCCTCGCGCGCGAATACGACGTGCGTTCGATCCGCACCTACAACCAGGGCGACAGCGTCTTCTGGAACACGGACAAAGGCACCCGGATGCCCGCGGCGCTACCGCTGCCCGCCGAGTTCTCGACCCTCGCGGCGCTGCCGGCGCTGGCCCGCGCCCAGGCCGAGGCCCTGCTCCCCTTCCCGGTCGGCGAGGCCTGGAAGCATCCGAATGCCCGCTATCTGGATTCGATCACCTGGAAGCAGTACACCGACTCCGTCACCTCGGACCCGACCGCACGCATGCTGACCAGCATCGCGATGTCGGCCGCCCTCTCCGTGCGCCCCGACGAGGTCTCGGCCCTCTACTACATCAACTACATCGCTGCGTCCGGCGACGAGAACAATCCCGGAACGCTCATCCGCCTGCTGAGCACCGACGGCGGCGCGCAGGAGAGTCTCTTCGAGGGCGGTGCGGCGCTGATCCCGTTGCGCATGGCGAACGCCCTCGGGTCACGTGTCGTGTACAACGCGCCGGTCCGCTCCATCGACCACACGGGCGGGATCGCCTCGGTCAACAGCGATGCCGGGACATTCCGCGCACGCAAGGTCATCGTCGCGATGTCGCCCGCGATCAGCGGTCAGATCAGATACCGACCCGGACTGCCTGCCGCACGCGTCGCCCTCACCCGCGGTTTCCACATGGGGGCGGTCAGCAAGTTCTCCGCGGTCTACCGACGACCGTTCTGGCGGGACAAGGGTTTCTCCGGTCAAGTGATCGGCAACGGGCGGCCGATCGATGTGACCTTCGAGAGTCATGCCGAAGGTCGTCACATACTCATCGGGTTCATCTCCGCCGATGCCATGCGCAGACTCGATCATGCGCCGGAGAGCCAGATCGTCCGTGAGTGCGTCGGCAACTTCGTCGACTACTTCGGCCCCGAGGCGCGCGATCTCGTCGACTACGGCGTGTTCAAATGGGATCTCGAGGAGTGGTCGCGAGGCGGTCCGGTTGCGGTCAGCTCGCCGGGGACCTTGACCAAATACGGTCCGGCACTGCGTGATCCGGTCGGCCCCATCCACTGGGCAGGCACCGAGACCGCCGACTACTGGACCGGGTACATGGACGGCGCGGTGCGATCGGGGCGGCGCGCCGCACGCGAAGTCCTCGCCGACCTCCGCTGA